Genomic window (Pectinophora gossypiella chromosome 5, ilPecGoss1.1, whole genome shotgun sequence):
TCCATTTGAAATTGCTCTGAAATGTTACACCCAGAAACTTTGTGTTTTTCTCTACTGGTAGTATGTTTTGattgtattttacatttatggTTGTTACATTAGATTTGgagaataaaattacttttgttttttcagcATTGATTTCAAGATTTAGTTGATCGAAATACAATTTTAGTTTTGATAAAGCAGAGTTTAATTTGTCTTGGActtctattttattgttaccAGAGGTGTACACAACTAGATCATCTGCAAATTGTAAGTTTTGTACCTTATTACCTAAgattaaattcaatttattgATGTACAGAATGAAGAGCAAAGGACTTAAAATTCCACCTTGAGATACTCCTTTATATGAGTACCTGGGACCAATTAAAGTATCATTGTTACATTTAACAAAAATTTTCCTACaatgtaaaaaattataaatccaatttatcatttttgcagGAATTTGCAGAGAACCAAGAATAGACGCTAATGTttctaaattaacattattaaaagcTCCAACAACATCAAAAAACACACAACAAAGGATTCCTCTAGAGGACAGTGCATCATGTATATCCAGATTCAAATGATTCAGACTCTCCCGAGCTGAACGACCACGCCTAAAACCAAATTGattaaaaggtaaaatattGTTGCTTTCTACAAAAAACTCCAAACgttgtttaattaattgttcaAATACCTTCCCCACACACGAACTAAGTGTGATGGGACGATAAGAATCTGCATTATTTGGGTCTTTGCCAAATTTTAAAATGGGAACCAAGCAATCTGTTTTCCACTCATCTGGAATAACGGAATTAAGCCATAAGCAGTTAAGTATATCTAATAATATGTGGAGGATGGATATATTTAGCAATTTAAACATTCTGTAAGTTATAAAATCCAAGCCACAAGCTGTGTCTTTTCTGGATCGAAGAGCTGACTGCAATTCTACTATTGTAAAGGGTTCTTCCATAGATATTTTTGTCGGGTTACAGATGGGGTAAAATTGAATTTGGCATCTAGTAGTTTTTGATTAATCTCCGCCTTTGAGCAAAGGCAATAAGCTTATTCTGCCAATGTCACCCGGTTAATCCGCTTTATGAGGGGATCCAACTACTTTTCATAACTGTAAAGCGTTTTACGTATTTGGattgttaaataaaacaatatattttgtattttttacatttatttatctattatggTTATGGGGTTCTGGGTTTATCCTAACTTTGGGAAAGATCGGATGAAATGTAATGTAGCATTTTAATAGTTTTTGGTTAAACTTTTGAGTCTTTGAGTTTTTTTGATAAGTTAATTCAACCAATTTGACCTGGTTAGTCTGGTTTGGGGGAAATAACTTTTCGTAGCCGTAAAGTATTTTGTTgtaggtatttgtatttataatttataataaagtcTATTTATAATGTTACACCAGTAATTTATAGCAAATCTTATACGTGAATCAAAAAATCCTCACGAACAAAAAGAATCACAAGATTATTGTGTCTCCAAGCTTGAAAACCCCGAAAGACGACTATTAAAgtcataaaaaacaaacatcaatGTCACGGACTATCCTTTTCATAAAATGACGGATCGCGGTGGAAGTCGGCTGCGCAAGGATCGTAGTTGATATTACCCCCGCGCCTATAGGCTGAAAACTTTTTCTATGAATGGATTCAGCCCCTACTTTTTTCCAACTTTCGTACGTCTTTGGACCTTAGTTAAAATTGGCCTAGTAGCCTTTTAAGCTTGTCATTAATTCATTATGTTTTCATCGATTATAGTGTGattgtaattaatattatagGTCATTTAATCAACTCGTTTCACGGAAGCTGGTATGCTTTGTTCCCCGTGTTTTACTGAACGCGCTGCGTGCGCCGTGAAATTCCGAAAGCAGATCGATGACTGTTAGAAGATGGcaacactaatattataaacagcTGATTATGACAAGTACGTACAGTGCACTACAGTGAAAGGAGGGCAGGGTAATGTACGAAGGAAGTGCTTAAGAGAATTCTTgaggaaaacaaacaaaaacaagtaCCGAAAACTTCTAATAACCCGGGTTTTTCTACACGGAAATAAAATTGACGGAAAACGTGTTCCGATTGCCAATTGTTGTTTATATAAGCTAGAGAAATGGAGGTTGACTTCAGTTCAAGTGAATCTTTAGGCGCAAGTAACATGAAGGGTTCCTACGGAGTATCGGATTCGTGGGCTAATTGCCCATTGGACATACTGATTATGGTTTTCGAGAGACTTGACCCAGAGGACCTGATGAACTGCATCCTTGTCAACGAATGTTGGCGCGACGCTGTGCACTACATCGGAGAGGTAAGTAACTCGTTTATGAATAACTGAATTCTATAGCATTTTATTTAAGATTACACTGTCCGGAAGTAGAATGGTTTCCTAATCTTATTAACAATCCTTTCATAGTACATTACCACATTGACATTAAAGTACCATTCTAAACATTGTATTAAGGTTTTACAAGTAGTTaccttatttaaatttaaattatagataaaatacatatttcagGAGCTTATTATATGATTTTGATTATTTGCAGCACTTTATTAAACCCATTACAATATAAACTTAATTCAAAATTTATTGTACATCAATTAAATGCCAATTCATACACATAATgcatgtttgtttgttttatgaaatTAGGCTTATACTTAATTCCATTTTAACATGTGGTTTTATAAGGTTAGTAAAAACCCATTAGTAAATCTTATCTTCTGAGGGAAATATGCAggaaagtacttaagtacttacctactttctaATACTTGGATGTGATTATTTTTCCTGTGATATTTTTCATGAATACtactatgtaggtatgtagtaaaatatatatctatTAAGTAGATAAGTAGCTACATTAGGAATATTTACATTAATGGTGTTGAACAACAAAATCAGTTCATTTCTTTTAATGTTTTGTTACCTATGTTAAACGGCTATATTGTATTTTAGTAGCTGACATTTAACTTAAAACTTTTCGTGTAATACGTCAGAGTTAGCGTTTCATTCGTTTTCCGTCATATTTCTCACCCCAACCCCATAGGGAGGTACCGTCGCCGGTTCTTTTCATGCGGCTTATAACCAAGTCCTTAGGGACCGTCTTAAGGTCGTAAGCCCAGCCAATCCAGGCGAAGAAATCTATAAACTTCGTCGTCAAGTTGACGAAGTTGTTGCCTAATTCGGCGGCGCGGTAGTCCCATGGGAACGCATGGTGGTAGTTGTGGTATCCTTCGCCGCTCGTCAACAGAGAGACGGACACGTTTTGTGACGCAACTAGGTTCTTATCGTAAGGTTTGGTGCCCCAGTAGTGCGCGGCGCTGTTAACTAGGAACGTGGCATGGAGGCTGAGCGCGTACCGAAGCAGGTTGACATGCCACGCGTTCCTCAGGCTCTCCCCCCAAAAGTACATTGGTACCACAGTCGGAAGCACGAAGCACATGGTCCCGATGAACGGGACCGCATACCTATAAGAAACAAAAGTTCCCATGAAACGTGACTCGTGGAACGCAatatttcatcacgtttttatCTTGCTAATGACACAGTAATTAGATACAATAACAAGAATATTTGTCGTGTTTTTGATTGTGTTGTGCTCCTCCTTGTACCTACAAGAGTTGGGGATTCATTGAATTTGATACGCAAATACATTATCTGACTTTGCCTTCGGCGGTCATAGTTATTGGTTAGCCGAGATTATAGGTAAAAATAGGTTTATCAGTTTATAATAGGGGTATGTAATACACGTTATCACGTGTTGTCGTCAGTATTGTCCGAAATGGAACAGATTTTAATAGTTTTTCAGATTAGCGCGTGCCTCGCATGTGACATGAAGCGATTTTTGTCGTATTTGGATCGCCGAATTTAACGCACGTTTTCACATTTTTTGAAAGGTTTCGAAACACGTTGGGATTACGTGCGTACCACATTGTAAAAACTTAATTGCTATTTGGCAAATTCTCACTGTCATTgaaatgataaatacaaatgTATTCATTTATCCATGCTTTCCATTACAACATCTACAAGCTACTATGTTTGGTATCACCCCAGTTGTGAATCTGTTGCTCCAAGATATGTTGGTTTTACTAAACATGGGAAATCTAGTATAAGAAAGGAGTCAAACACAAGGTTACACGTATTTCGCAAGCAATAAAAATCAAGAGTGtcgaatcttactttttctggaACCTCAGTACAGGATTGTTACATATATCGCTGTAATCGATTTGTTTTCCGCGTTTAATGACTTCGGGGTGTTTCTTGACTAGTAGCCACCCGATGTGTGAGTAGAAGAGTCCTCTCGTGGCGTTGTGAGGGTCTGCATCGGTGTCGCTGTACTTGTGGTGAGCGCGGTGGTCCTTCACCCAGGTGACGGCAGTGTTTTGAAAGGCAATTGAGTTGAACACCATTAGGAGAATTTCCAGAGGCAGCTTGGCTTTGTAAGTCTTGTGTGCCCACAGTCTGTGAGCGCCCGCTGTGATGCCGAGTTCACTTACGATGAACAACATGTATCCTGCAATGTAATTTGTTGATTTATTAGAGTCTTTGCGTCACTCAGCGCTCATAAATTTGTGTCTTATGAGCGTAAAccacggtgaggtgtgggtacttcgttcatcttgcaatggctgtacttctgactacctcaagtcagatatagtcgtgagcttatgttacgatGAGTGTATTTCAGGAATTGGGGTACTAGTTAGTCACTTGGTTCTATACTTTCTACAATATCCGTTGTGAGTTTAGACATGTCATGTCTTTTGGTCTCTGTCGACTTATACTACACTTTATACTCCGAATGTTATTCATTATGCAGCAATACTTCAGCTTGAATGAAATACATTAATGTATTCATAACTTAAATAACAACAAGTTTGCTTTGTATAGTAATGCCTACATTTTTCTCATAGAAATATACATTAGTTTTCGTTTTATGAACACAATAAGTTGCTTAACGACTATTGTAAGCCGAGTgtggaataataaaaaatacaataacaatataTACTTTACGTTAATAAAATACTCAAAAAGTTACATTTTGTCtgctaaaaaagtaaaaattgcgTATTTTCCACGcgtatctttatttatttattacaaattcaTGTGGTTTTTAGACAATTAGTCCAAAACGCTAACAAGTCCACCAGCAGTATGCCACGAtggttattaattattatcccATGATTGTATCCTATTTGCAATGCGAATCATAAttaggaaaatacaaaataaatactgCGATTCGTCAAAagtgaaaatgttagtgttggcaacatccaacaaattatattttttactttttaatgtataaaatggcaatacttttacccccttaaaaaaagaagtttcaACTGCAACGACATGTAATTTTTGTGTACCTAATTGATAATATAAATAACGTGCTCAACTCAAAAGTAGCCGTATTATTTACCACCTTCTACACACCAGGCAAAGCGCATCAACATCATCTGTGTGCGACATTTGGCCTCCCTTGTCATTTTATTCGATTCGATTAAGCAATACCAAATTACAATTTTCTAGCAGTAGTAATTTCTGAGATAAGCCACGGACATATAGACATACATTGGACATGGCGAAACTAAGTATCGACGTCTTATAGCGAACCCACataagcgcttttttgaaaatttcCATTCCGATGTGATTCTCTTCAATTTCAAtgcgggtaaaaattgagaccaaaAATTTTTacccgattttttttttatctggatAGTACCTAGCGTGTCAGTTACGAGGTTTTGTTAGCAAAAAtgacatccgaatgtgatttatcaaaaaggcgctttcgtGGTTTTCGCTATATATAGGGCAAGGATATATCGTTCGTTACAATTTCCACATATCATGCGGAAAATCCAAAAGTGGCCCTGCTTAGCGCACGTTATAGGGAAAACCATGGTACTTATTAGAAAAAAGGTACTTCCAATAAAAAGCTTTTCAAAAAGTGTTTGTCCAGAATCGGGACTTCCCTCGCCAGAGATCAAGTGTGCGAAACATGAATCAGACATGTATGATATTTACGTCCGAGTACTGGGAACAGATTAAACCAAACCATGGTCTTCCAATGAGGATTATGGAGCGGAGGATTTTacatatcgtattttttttatgttttcctaATCgaaagatgattggacacttaataagacacgaccaatttattaaaaacatcatagaaagctacaaggaaagagaggaaggggaagaccaagaagagcttatatggaacagattaaagagaaggcgaacttCGTGTCTTATACGGAAGTGAAGGAaatggtctttgatagacaagaatggagaatgctacaccgacaagagcgtggcttttaaattagtgatgatgatgaatcggaAAATAAGGTAAGGTTCagttcgatctactctgaaccggcgtgcgtgtatgaaacgattgatgaatgtggaggaagcaagagaagtgtgtcaggatcgaagcaaatggagttccatagtctctgctggtgggaaataggcgtgagtttatgtatgtgttttccTAAacgctatattttttttagatgttttccttcaacgtTAACAGTTAAGTTCACATGTAAGTGATTTCCCAAATAGAATTAGAACCTGGCACTTTAATTGTAATTTGTACTTTCAGTATTTAGCATAAGTAGGTAGTAGTAGGATATTATTGTGAACCGGaagtgaaatttaaaaaatgaactctaaaataacaaaaaaaatatcaatactaTCTtctaataatctaataatattaatattaattataagtatCAAAATTGTGATTCATAGCGCTTATTTTGAgtaaattcattttattaagtaggtaatatacTCATAGTATAGTACTCGTATTGTAAACTACTGTCATTTTTGAATATTTGTCCGTGTGTTcatttagataaaaaaatatatttcaatggGATTTCCTACTATTTATAAAGGGAAAAAAGTATGTCGGGTCACCCGTTACAGTTACGATACATTGTATTTCATGGACACGGGAAATACCTACCCGGGTATTTCCACATCTAACGGCGTaaaacgtacggtcacgagcattaaaattaccatgtcacattaacttttttgacaaattgaactgcaagcgtcactaaatgtcaaatatgttagtgcgacagagtcctaaagtgggtacattatattgctcatgactgtaccatgaatgtaatagggtagtttcaacTAGTtaaattagttacctactttttactaaacgtcatagAGCTACctatgaaaaagcaatctgtgacgtcatagaaatacgtgacaaaatgtcgtaagtactttttattacatttttctttattaaaatttatgaatgagttaaaaagaaaaagttttttgtctgctttagatctgtctttaattagtaatcggaatttcacaatttgtctatttatttatttcacaatttatttatttcataatttatttatttattacgttacgttaagtcgttggtcccggttactacttcctgatgtaagtaagtagtcgttacgtgagtcacgtcaggggcctttggcggctcaatagtaacactgacaccaggtttgatgaggttggtaatccacctctcaacccacacgagagaagatgataatttatctttgacctaggaaactatccaatttcTGTACATGCGTAGTTCCACTGACCAATGTGTCAGTGTGAACATTGTGGGGATTTACACCCAAGAGCAAATTTTCCAACATTTCctcaaacggcctccgtggtccagtggttgagcgttaggctcacgatccggaggtcccgggttcgaatcccggtggggacatatcacaaaaatcactttgtgatccctagtttggttaggacattacaggctgatcacctgattgtcaaaaaagtaagatgatccgtgctttggaaggcacgttaagccgttggtctcggttactatttactgatgtaagtaagtagtcattacatgagccatgtcaggggccttcggcggctcaataataactctgacaccagggttgatgaggttggtaattcacctcacaacccacacgacagaagaagaagaacatttcCTGCTTATAAAGCTACTAAAGCACAGTTGATGAACTTACCATCTTTTGAACCAGACGTATCAAATTCGGCAATTTTTGAATGTACCAATTTCggcaaataattaataaaataggcaaTTTTGAAAACTTATTAGAAGCATGTAAAGCGATTACTACTAGTTTTTGGGTAAAGGTAAATATTCGGAAATTGTCCATTTCATAGTGCATTTTAAAGACTTACGTGAAATGCACTATCTTTATAATTTAGATCTGAAGGGAATGT
Coding sequences:
- the LOC126366637 gene encoding acyl-CoA Delta(11) desaturase-like isoform X2; the encoded protein is MAVKSDARASVAAARHSGYMLFIVSELGITAGAHRLWAHKTYKAKLPLEILLMVFNSIAFQNTAVTWVKDHRAHHKYSDTDADPHNATRGLFYSHIGWLLVKKHPEVIKRGKQIDYSDICNNPVLRFQKKYAVPFIGTMCFVLPTVVPMYFWGESLRNAWHVNLLRYALSLHATFLVNSAAHYWGTKPYDKNLVASQNVSVSLLTSGEGYHNYHHAFPWDYRAAELGNNFVNLTTKFIDFFAWIGWAYDLKTVPKDLVISRMKRTGDGTSLWGWGEKYDGKRMKR
- the LOC126366637 gene encoding acyl-CoA Delta(11) desaturase-like isoform X1 yields the protein MAPYLKEGNAILEKYETLKAPQAGPRKYQIIYRNLITFGYGHVAALYGLYLCFTSAKWATILLGYMLFIVSELGITAGAHRLWAHKTYKAKLPLEILLMVFNSIAFQNTAVTWVKDHRAHHKYSDTDADPHNATRGLFYSHIGWLLVKKHPEVIKRGKQIDYSDICNNPVLRFQKKYAVPFIGTMCFVLPTVVPMYFWGESLRNAWHVNLLRYALSLHATFLVNSAAHYWGTKPYDKNLVASQNVSVSLLTSGEGYHNYHHAFPWDYRAAELGNNFVNLTTKFIDFFAWIGWAYDLKTVPKDLVISRMKRTGDGTSLWGWGEKYDGKRMKR